Proteins from a genomic interval of Candidatus Zixiibacteriota bacterium:
- a CDS encoding amidohydrolase: DKVANNLSTDGNLLQFTVELDSAALPGVYRFSGRRTENDFVGDCALPSGRLAAWQATLISPFDAKADTTRKGDRKEEEPDTTIVSHLTYPNRAYGLSEQPPQENVLIRNATVWTSESAGVLENTDVLVTNGKFAAVGKGLTAPAGTRVIDATGKHLTAGIIDEHSHIAISRGVNEGSHSITAECRISDVVNPEDVSIYRHLAGGVTISHLLHGSANPIGALAQVIKHRWGQDAEGLKMVAPPTIKFALGENVKQSNWGERYTSRYPQTRMGVETIMRDEFTAAQEYEAAWKAYNALSSADKQKAVPPRRDLRLESVADVVNSRTFIHCHSYVATEILMLMRLAEQFGFRVYNFTHILEGYKLADEMREHGATAGSFADWWAYKFEVYEAIAYSPALMYERGVVTGINSDDAEMARRLNQEAGKSVKVYGDLTLEDALKMVTINPAIQLKIDDRVGSIKVGKDADFVIWNNIPVSTYAKVEQTWIEGRNYFSLEKDQQMREQIASERAALIQKVLKAGGGEKGGEENGYKRPEKVWRCDDAIDVWRVQP, encoded by the coding sequence AAGATAAAGTGGCCAACAACCTCTCGACCGACGGCAATCTCCTGCAGTTTACGGTCGAATTGGACTCGGCAGCGCTGCCGGGAGTGTACCGGTTTAGCGGCCGGCGTACCGAAAACGATTTCGTCGGCGATTGTGCGCTGCCTTCAGGCAGATTGGCAGCCTGGCAAGCGACTCTGATTTCGCCGTTCGACGCGAAGGCAGACACGACACGCAAAGGCGATCGGAAGGAAGAGGAACCTGACACGACAATTGTGTCGCATCTGACCTATCCGAACCGCGCCTACGGATTGTCGGAGCAACCGCCGCAAGAAAACGTCTTGATTCGCAATGCCACCGTGTGGACCTCCGAGTCCGCCGGCGTGCTGGAGAATACGGACGTGCTGGTGACGAACGGCAAGTTCGCTGCTGTCGGCAAGGGACTTACGGCGCCCGCCGGCACCCGGGTGATCGATGCAACCGGCAAGCACCTGACCGCCGGCATCATCGACGAACACTCGCATATCGCCATCTCCAGGGGCGTCAATGAGGGGTCGCATTCGATAACGGCGGAGTGCCGCATCAGCGATGTCGTCAATCCGGAGGATGTTTCAATCTACCGGCACCTGGCTGGTGGCGTGACGATTTCCCACTTGCTGCACGGCTCGGCCAATCCGATCGGCGCGCTGGCACAAGTGATTAAGCACCGCTGGGGGCAGGATGCCGAAGGACTGAAAATGGTGGCGCCGCCGACCATCAAGTTTGCCCTCGGTGAGAACGTTAAGCAAAGCAACTGGGGAGAAAGATATACAAGCCGCTACCCGCAGACGCGCATGGGCGTCGAGACGATCATGCGCGATGAATTCACCGCGGCGCAGGAATATGAGGCGGCCTGGAAAGCCTACAACGCGCTGTCGAGTGCCGACAAGCAAAAGGCTGTACCGCCGCGGCGCGATTTGCGCTTGGAGTCGGTTGCGGATGTGGTCAATTCGCGGACGTTCATCCACTGCCATTCGTACGTCGCCACCGAAATCCTGATGCTGATGCGGTTGGCGGAGCAGTTTGGTTTCCGGGTCTACAATTTCACCCATATCCTCGAAGGGTACAAACTGGCCGATGAAATGCGTGAACACGGCGCGACGGCTGGATCATTCGCCGACTGGTGGGCCTACAAGTTCGAAGTCTACGAGGCGATTGCCTACAGCCCGGCGCTGATGTATGAACGGGGCGTAGTCACCGGCATCAATTCGGACGACGCGGAAATGGCGCGCCGGCTCAATCAGGAAGCGGGAAAATCGGTGAAGGTCTACGGCGACCTGACACTGGAAGACGCCCTTAAGATGGTCACGATCAACCCCGCGATTCAACTGAAGATCGATGATCGCGTCGGCAGCATCAAGGTAGGTAAGGACGCCGACTTTGTGATCTGGAACAACATCCCGGTGTCGACCTACGCCAAGGTCGAGCAGACGTGGATCGAAGGGCGCAATTACTTCTCGCTGGAAAAAGACCAACAAATGCGCGAGCAGATCGCCTCCGAACGGGCCGCGCTGATCCAGAAGGTGCTCAAAGCCGGCGGCGGCGAGAAAGGCGGAGAGGAGAACGGCTACAAAAGGCCGGAGAAAGTGTGGCGGTGTGACGATGCGATCGACGTGTGGAGGGTTCAGCCGTGA
- a CDS encoding amidohydrolase family protein, with translation MQSLLIALLLALGCGSLFSNPYVPGRKQDHPILLKGGDLYTISHGILMNTDLLFEQGRITQIGANLTVPANAEVIDVTGRRIYPGLIDAASGLGLVEIDAIRATKDNAEVGPIHPEVQSLIAYNPDSEIIPTVRSNGILLALVAPEGGVISGRAALMKLDGWTREDCVEKPDAALQLNWPQAAIITAWWNERTPEEQKKEMAESRERLRESFRTARAYYLARKAGTQKEVDLRWEAMMPIFDGTMPVYVNANDVRQIEEAVYFAKEQNIRIVIAGGREAYRVAGLLKENNVPVVLGRTQLLPFREDDDYDISYKLPKLLQDAGVKFSFSYGYATWASRSLPFQAAQAVAFGLDPDVALRSLTLTSAEILGVDQELGSLDVGKKATLIVSEGDILDPISQRVTHAFIDGKKVDLNNRHKQLYEKYRQKTYPND, from the coding sequence ATGCAATCACTACTCATTGCCCTCCTGCTCGCGCTGGGCTGCGGCAGCCTGTTTTCCAATCCTTACGTCCCCGGCAGGAAGCAGGATCATCCGATTCTGCTCAAGGGCGGCGATCTATACACCATCAGTCATGGCATCTTGATGAATACCGATCTGCTCTTCGAGCAGGGACGGATAACGCAAATCGGTGCCAATCTGACGGTGCCTGCGAACGCAGAAGTGATCGATGTTACCGGCCGGCGCATTTACCCGGGCCTGATTGACGCCGCCTCCGGATTGGGTCTGGTCGAAATCGACGCCATCAGGGCGACCAAGGACAATGCTGAGGTTGGCCCGATCCATCCGGAAGTGCAATCACTAATCGCCTACAATCCCGATTCGGAAATCATCCCGACGGTGCGCTCAAACGGCATCCTACTGGCACTGGTAGCGCCGGAAGGCGGCGTGATCAGCGGGCGCGCCGCGCTGATGAAGCTGGACGGTTGGACACGGGAAGACTGCGTTGAAAAACCGGATGCTGCCCTGCAATTGAACTGGCCGCAGGCGGCGATCATTACCGCCTGGTGGAATGAGAGAACGCCGGAGGAGCAGAAGAAAGAGATGGCGGAGAGCCGTGAGCGTCTACGCGAGTCTTTCCGGACCGCCCGCGCTTACTATCTGGCGCGTAAGGCCGGAACTCAGAAAGAGGTTGACCTGCGTTGGGAGGCGATGATGCCAATCTTCGACGGAACGATGCCGGTCTACGTCAACGCCAACGATGTGCGCCAAATTGAAGAGGCCGTGTATTTCGCCAAGGAGCAGAACATCCGCATCGTCATCGCCGGCGGCCGCGAGGCGTATCGCGTCGCCGGCCTGCTCAAGGAAAACAATGTGCCGGTCGTGCTCGGGCGAACGCAGTTGCTGCCGTTCCGCGAGGACGACGACTACGACATTTCTTACAAACTACCAAAACTTCTCCAGGACGCCGGTGTGAAGTTCAGTTTCTCTTATGGCTATGCCACCTGGGCGTCGCGCTCGCTGCCGTTTCAGGCAGCGCAGGCGGTGGCCTTCGGTCTGGATCCTGATGTCGCGCTCAGATCATTAACACTGACTTCCGCGGAGATACTCGGCGTTGACCAGGAGCTGGGGTCGCTCGATGTCGGCAAGAAGGCGACCCTAATCGTGTCCGAGGGCGATATCCTCGATCCGATCTCACAACGCGTGACGCACGCCTTCATTGATGGCAAAAAGGTTGATCTGAATAACCGGCATAAGCAGTTGTACGAGAAGTACCGCCAGAAGACCTATCCGAATGACTGA
- a CDS encoding CoA pyrophosphatase, translating into MQTTLRQIEERLAAHHRRVIGSDGFTPAAVLMPIFEKDGEAHFLLTLRTHSVDTHKGQISFPGGAREAGDQSISETALRETFEEVGIRPADTRIIGALDDIVAISNHLVTPIAATIPHPYDFKISRDEIEELVEIPLSFFMDLRNCRVEERSHRGQLVPVYFYEYGHHTVWGLTAHIIRGFLHVCFDIPHEAAMRL; encoded by the coding sequence ATGCAGACGACTCTGAGACAGATCGAAGAACGCCTTGCCGCACATCATCGGCGAGTCATCGGTAGCGACGGTTTCACGCCGGCGGCGGTGTTGATGCCGATCTTCGAGAAAGATGGCGAAGCGCACTTCCTGCTGACGCTGCGCACGCACAGCGTGGACACGCATAAGGGACAAATCTCGTTTCCGGGTGGTGCGCGTGAAGCCGGCGATCAGTCAATAAGTGAAACGGCGCTGCGCGAGACGTTCGAAGAAGTCGGCATTCGCCCTGCCGATACGCGCATCATCGGCGCCCTTGACGATATCGTTGCCATCAGCAATCATTTGGTGACGCCGATTGCCGCGACGATTCCCCATCCGTACGATTTCAAGATTAGCCGCGATGAGATTGAAGAACTCGTAGAGATTCCCCTGTCATTCTTCATGGACTTGCGCAATTGCCGCGTTGAGGAGCGTTCGCATCGCGGGCAATTGGTGCCGGTCTACTTCTACGAATATGGCCATCATACCGTCTGGGGTCTCACGGCCCATATCATCCGGGGTTTTCTCCATGTCTGCTTCGACATTCCTCATGAAGCAGCGATGCGGCTCTGA
- the queG gene encoding tRNA epoxyqueuosine(34) reductase QueG: MDKTAITRIIKERARALGFAYCGIARAELLDSEAPRLERWLRLGKHGKMSYMEKHFDERLDPRKLVAGAKSVVCLIYNYYTDSEPSDPTAPKIAKYARGKDYHWVLRKRARRLLEEIRQEVGAVDGEVFVDSGPVLEKAWAARAGLGWIGKNTLLLGPDCGSFYFLVELIVDLELEYDRPIQEQCAGCRRCLDACPTGALAEPWILDARRCISYFTIEYQGELPTALRGKFNNWMFGCDICQDVCPWNRRSQPHEEPLFDASRELLAMTRADWLALTRPQYNQLFRDTAVMRPRYQGLRRNIRFLLNDTSTGEQSAAGGVDNE, from the coding sequence ATGGACAAGACGGCGATCACCCGCATCATCAAGGAACGCGCCCGCGCTCTTGGATTCGCCTACTGCGGAATTGCGCGCGCCGAGTTGCTCGACTCCGAGGCTCCCCGCCTGGAACGATGGCTGCGGCTCGGTAAACACGGAAAGATGTCGTACATGGAGAAGCACTTTGATGAGCGCCTCGATCCGCGGAAACTGGTCGCGGGCGCTAAGTCGGTGGTTTGCCTCATTTACAACTACTACACCGACAGCGAACCTAGCGACCCAACCGCACCGAAGATTGCCAAGTACGCGCGCGGCAAGGATTATCATTGGGTGCTGCGCAAGCGGGCAAGACGACTTCTGGAAGAGATCCGACAGGAGGTGGGTGCAGTCGATGGAGAAGTTTTCGTCGACTCGGGCCCGGTCCTGGAGAAGGCCTGGGCGGCGCGTGCCGGACTCGGTTGGATCGGCAAAAACACGCTCCTCCTGGGGCCCGACTGCGGCAGTTTCTACTTCCTTGTCGAATTGATCGTCGACCTTGAGCTGGAATACGACAGGCCGATTCAGGAGCAATGCGCCGGCTGTCGCCGGTGTCTGGATGCCTGTCCGACCGGTGCGCTGGCTGAGCCATGGATTCTCGACGCGCGCCGATGCATCTCGTATTTCACCATCGAGTATCAGGGTGAATTGCCGACGGCGCTGCGCGGAAAATTCAACAATTGGATGTTCGGCTGTGATATCTGTCAGGACGTATGTCCATGGAATCGGCGGAGTCAGCCGCACGAGGAACCGTTGTTCGATGCTTCCCGGGAGTTGCTGGCGATGACGCGGGCTGATTGGCTGGCGCTGACGCGGCCGCAGTACAATCAACTTTTTAGAGACACGGCTGTGATGCGCCCGCGCTATCAAGGATTGCGGCGTAATATCCGCTTCCTGCTGAACGACACGTCGACCGGGGAACAATCGGCTGCCGGCGGTGTTGACAACGAATGA
- a CDS encoding O-methyltransferase, translating into MTVHSPELEAYLSSLLPDRNSVLADMEAYAREHKFPIIGPLVGRFLQQMVRLTNARRVFEMGSGYGYSAVWFATAMADGSIVECTETDAANIARGKTFAQAAGVGDRIEWHQSDALDAMATAAGPFDIILNDVDKHQYPRALELAWPQLRRGGVMITDNVLWSNRVINEKPPSSGTAGILEFNRSSYALPDALSVIIPLRDGLMVSIKQ; encoded by the coding sequence GTGACCGTTCATAGCCCCGAATTGGAAGCCTATCTATCATCGCTCCTTCCTGATCGCAACAGTGTTCTCGCCGACATGGAAGCCTACGCCCGTGAGCACAAATTTCCGATCATCGGCCCATTGGTAGGGCGTTTCTTGCAGCAGATGGTCCGCCTGACCAACGCCCGCCGCGTGTTTGAAATGGGTTCCGGCTACGGCTATTCGGCCGTCTGGTTCGCGACCGCCATGGCGGATGGCAGCATAGTTGAATGCACCGAGACCGATGCCGCCAACATTGCCCGGGGAAAGACTTTTGCTCAAGCCGCCGGCGTCGGCGACAGAATCGAGTGGCATCAGAGCGATGCGCTGGACGCGATGGCGACAGCAGCGGGCCCTTTCGACATCATCCTGAACGATGTGGATAAACATCAATACCCGCGTGCCCTCGAACTGGCTTGGCCGCAACTGCGACGGGGTGGAGTAATGATCACCGACAACGTGTTATGGTCTAACCGCGTCATTAACGAGAAGCCGCCGTCATCCGGCACAGCCGGCATTCTGGAATTCAACCGCAGCTCATACGCGCTGCCGGATGCCTTGAGCGTTATCATCCCGCTGCGCGACGGCTTGATGGTTTCGATCAAGCAATGA
- a CDS encoding DUF393 domain-containing protein, with translation MMHLPPGVEHLIMFDGYCNLCNSWVNFLLRADRRKRLYFASLQSPVAATLLQSIAGLDLHESLVLVERDQLTTRSTAVLRALWLLGGIWRVTGVFRLIPRRVRDPLYDFVAKRRYRWFGRRGQCRVPNESDRDRILA, from the coding sequence ATGATGCATTTGCCCCCGGGGGTCGAGCACCTGATCATGTTCGACGGCTACTGCAATCTCTGCAACTCCTGGGTGAATTTCCTGCTCCGCGCCGACCGCCGCAAACGACTGTATTTCGCCTCGCTCCAATCGCCGGTCGCCGCCACATTGCTGCAATCGATAGCAGGCCTGGATCTGCACGAAAGTCTGGTGTTGGTTGAACGTGATCAGCTTACGACCCGGTCAACCGCCGTCTTGCGCGCCCTGTGGTTGCTCGGCGGAATCTGGCGCGTGACCGGCGTGTTCCGGCTGATTCCGCGCCGCGTGCGTGATCCACTCTACGACTTTGTCGCCAAACGACGCTATCGCTGGTTCGGACGGCGCGGGCAATGTCGCGTCCCTAACGAATCAGACCGTGATCGAATCTTGGCATAG
- a CDS encoding deoxyribonuclease IV yields the protein MATRKTFAAKAVKNSDQILLGAHMSTSGGLHNAIEHGVNTGCTSIQIFTKNNNRWEQRPTTDAEAEKFIAAQSAAGIEPVISHTAYLINLATPSEDLHRKSVAALVDEIKRAEQLRIPDVVLHPGSPLDQGAEYGMKKIIASLNRAIDQTAVCRARIALEVTAGQGAHLGYTFEQIAEMIAGVDDQRRVSVCLDTCHVFAAGYDIRTRATYDQTIDQFDRIIGLKHLKVIHLNDSIKGLGSRIDRHTHIGEGEIGKDAFKFIMQDERFRSIPKLLETPKSEDYEDDLRNLALLRKLAIAK from the coding sequence ATGGCAACTCGCAAGACTTTCGCAGCCAAAGCGGTCAAGAACTCCGATCAAATCCTCCTTGGGGCGCACATGTCGACCTCCGGCGGGCTGCATAATGCGATCGAGCACGGCGTCAACACCGGATGCACTTCAATTCAGATTTTCACCAAAAACAACAATCGTTGGGAACAGCGACCGACGACGGATGCAGAAGCAGAGAAGTTCATCGCCGCGCAGTCTGCCGCCGGCATCGAACCGGTAATCTCTCATACCGCATATCTGATCAATCTCGCCACCCCAAGCGAGGACTTGCATCGCAAGTCGGTTGCCGCGCTGGTCGATGAGATCAAGCGCGCGGAACAACTGCGGATTCCCGATGTCGTGTTGCATCCCGGGTCGCCGCTCGATCAAGGAGCGGAATACGGCATGAAGAAGATCATCGCGTCGCTGAATCGCGCGATTGATCAAACCGCTGTCTGCAGAGCGCGAATTGCACTGGAAGTCACCGCCGGCCAGGGAGCGCATCTGGGTTACACCTTCGAGCAGATCGCCGAGATGATTGCCGGTGTCGACGATCAGCGCCGTGTCAGTGTTTGCCTCGATACCTGCCACGTCTTCGCCGCCGGTTATGATATCCGGACGCGTGCAACCTACGACCAGACAATCGACCAATTCGATCGGATCATCGGGCTCAAGCACCTGAAGGTGATCCATCTCAACGACTCAATCAAAGGGCTGGGTTCGCGCATAGACCGCCATACCCACATCGGCGAAGGTGAGATCGGTAAGGACGCGTTCAAGTTCATCATGCAGGACGAGCGATTCCGCTCAATCCCGAAGCTTCTTGAAACTCCCAAGAGCGAAGACTACGAAGACGACTTGCGCAACCTGGCCTTACTGCGCAAACTGGCGATAGCGAAATAG